The bacterium genomic interval GCCCCAGGTCGTATAGATGATGGTGAGAATCCCGATGGCCATGCTGACCCAGAAGGCGGTCTCCTCAGACCACCCCATGACCGGAACGATAATTTTTTCCGCCACCATAAAAATAATGACCGCCATCCAGATCAGGCGCATGAGCAGAAAAGAAAGCGAGGCCAACGTACGGATTCTGACGCCAAGGCGCACCTCCAGCAGCTCATAGGCGCTGGACACTTGTAACTTCATGATGTGCGGGATCAAAAACCAGCCCACGGCCCAATAGATCAAAGGCAAGCAGGCGATTTTACTCCACATCATCGGGCCATGCTTGATCATCTCTCCG includes:
- a CDS encoding Na+:solute symporter: MKSGWDWLAIALYLLGLLVIGAYYQRRTHSVDDYMLGGRRMRPWSVGLSLFATLFSAITYLAMPGEMIKHGPMMWSKIACLPLIYWAVGWFLIPHIMKLQVSSAYELLEVRLGVRIRTLASLSFLLMRLIWMAVIIFMVAEKIIVPVMGWSEETAFWVSMAIGILTIIYTTWG